A single region of the Drosophila miranda strain MSH22 chromosome 2, D.miranda_PacBio2.1, whole genome shotgun sequence genome encodes:
- the LOC117187162 gene encoding serine/threonine-protein phosphatase 2A 56 kDa regulatory subunit gamma isoform-like isoform X2 gives MVFGAMLLTGNLNGPKQKQQQQSQQQQQQQQQEESSQSVSASSSSKEQPQQKQQDQPPAAGYYALGIRLPKSPSFHQQSLESSAQGSSKFKFSSVEELKAKFEGRKMPLSPPEAAAVVVTTTTSSSPSSSSTSSNSSASALSSLSQAASSSLASAAANSSASCSSLAATYGGGANSAAAALIASSPFGSQSSTSSLSLSSNAGMSKNTAPATATTAAAAAAAAAGSTASGGNSLVSTLAQHFSAATSAAAAAAATAAASAASSASSSSASSSATNNAGGSIAASKSPVSAAAAIKNILNATKSVGNSAAAAAAAAASSTLPSAAAEGQEVPLPPAEELRPTVAQNLVGGISISLGIGNSTSNTTTTSTSAVVILPTTTLGIHQNGDVTGGGGMAGIIGHSSQHHHHQGLTSPQTLQQLTGSPGRARDRNLFHSPPTALVALALPALRETAASEREELFIQKIRQCCTLFDFSEPLSDLKFKEVKRAALHEMVDFLTNQNGIITEIIYPEAINMFSVNLFRTLPPSSNPNGAEFDPEKDEPTLESSWPHLQLVYELFLRFLESPDFQPNIAKRYIDHQFVLQLLDLFDSEDPRERDFLKTVLHRIYRKFLGLRAFIRKQINNVFYRFIYETEHHNGIAELLEISGSIINGFALPLKEKHKQFLLKVLLPLNKAKSLSVYHPQLTYCVVQFLEKDPSLSEAVIKSLLKFWPKTHSPKEVMFLNEVEELLDVIEPAEFQKVMVPLFRQIAKCVSSPHFQVAERALYYWNNEYIMSLIADNSAVILPIMFPALNRNSKTHWNKTIHGLIYNALKLFMEMDQRLFDECSKNYKQDKQMEREKLSHREELWQQVESLARTNPGWSRSSYFNNSRLQQQQQQQQQQLTDSQNLYDQNNENDLTYDQLLQQSRQPPPPLPPQKQSSLQEPREVRQALATLTTLNNY, from the exons ATGGTATTCGGTGCTATGTTGCTGACGGGTAACCTCAACGGACccaagcagaagcagcagcagcagtcacaacaacagcagcagcagcaacagcaggaggaATCATCCCAATCTGTTTCTGCTTCCTCCTCCAGCAAAGAGCAACCACAACAGAAGCAACAGGATCAGCCACCAGCCGCTGGATATTATGCCTTGGGCATACGCTTACCCAAGTCGCCATCGTTCCACCAACAGTCGCTGGAATCGTCTGCGCAGGGTAGCAGTAAATTCAAATTCAGCAGCGTGGAGGAACTGAAGGCCAAGTTCGAGGGTCGAAAGATGCCCCTGTCGCCGCCAGAGGCAGCCGCAGTAGTAGTAACCACCACAACATCCTCGTCGCCATCGTCCTCGTCCACCAGCTCCAATTCGTCGGCATCGGCATTGTCCTCGCTCTCGCAGGCGGCCTCTTCCTCGTTGGCCTCGGCCGCTGCCAATTCCTCGGCCTCGTGCTCATCCTTAGCGGCCACCTATGGTGGTGGAGCCAATTCAGCAGCCGCCGCTCTGATAGCCTCGTCGCCGTTTGGCTCACAGTCCTCCACATCATCGTTGTCGCTGTCCTCAAATGCAGGGATGTCGAAGAACAcggcaccagcaacagcaacaacagcagcggcagcggcagcggcagcggcaggaaGCACAGCCAGTGGTGGAAATTCGCTTGTATCCACATTGGCGCAACACTTCTCGGCGGCCACAtcggctgcagcagcagctgcggcCACAGCAGCCGCCTCAGCAGCATCGTCCGCGTCCTCATCATCTGCCTCATCATCTGCCACCAATAATGCAGGCGGCTCAATTGCGGCCAGCAAG TCACCCGTAAGTGCGGCCGCAGCCATTAAGAACATATTGAATGCCACCAAGAGTGTGGGAAATagtgctgcagcagcagcagcggcagcagcatcctCGACCCTGCCATCGGCTGCCGCCGAAGGCCAGGAGGTGCCCTTGCCGCCAGCCGAGGAGCTGCGTCCAACGGTGGCACAGAATCTGGTGGGAGGCATAAGCATCTCCCTGGGCATTGgcaacagcaccagcaaca caacaaCCACATCCACATCTGCAGTTGTTATTCTGCCAACGACTACGCTGGGCATACATCAGAATGGTGATGTCACAGGCGGTGGCGGAATGGCTGGAATTATTGGTCATTCGTcgcaacatcatcatcatcagggCCTCACATCCCCACAAACGTTGCAACAGCTGACGGGCAGTCCAGGACGTGCACGCGATCGGAATCTGTTTCATTCGCCGCCCACTGCTTTGGTTGCCTTGGCACTGCCTGCACTGCGAG AGACGGCCGCCAGTGAACGGGAAGAGCTTTTCATCCAAAAGATACGACAATGTTGCACGCTTTTCGATTTCTCCGAGCCGCTGAGCGACCTCAAATTCAAGGAGGTGAAGCGTGCggctctgcacgagatggtcGATTTTCTCACAAACCAAAATGGCATCATTACCGAAATTATCTATCCGGAGGCGATCAATATG TTTTCTGTGAATCTATTCCGGACACTGCCGCCATCATCAAATCCGAATGGTGCCGAATTTGATCCCGAAAAGGATGAGCCAACGCTCGAGTCGTCTTGGCCACACCTTCAATTGGTATACGAGCTGTTTTTGCGTTTCTTGGAGTCACCGGATTTCCAACCAAATATTGCTAAGCGTTATATTGATCATCAATTTGTATTACAATTATTGGATTTATTCGATTCGGAGGATCCGCGTGAACGTGATTTCCTAAAGACTGTTTTACATCGCATCTATCGAAAATTCTTGGGTTTGAGAGCATTTATTAGAAAGCAGATCAACAATGTCTTTTACAG aTTTATTTATGAGACGGAACATCATAATGGCATAGCCGAATTATTGGAGATATCGGGCAGCATTATCAATGGTTTTGCTCTACCGCTCAAAGAGAAGCATAAACAATTTTTACTTAAGGTATTGCTGCCATTGAACAAAGCCAAGAGCCTCTCGGTCTATCATCCACAGTTGACCTACTGTGTGGTGCAGTTCCTCGAGAAGGATCCCAGTTTGTCCGAGGCGGTCATCAA AAGTTTGCTTAAGTTCTGGCCGAAGACGCACAGTCCCAAGGAGGTGATGTTCTTGAATGAGGTGGAAGAGCTGCTGGATGTGATCGAGCCGGCCGAGTTCCAGAAGGTGATGGTGCCGCTGTTTCGTCAGATAGCCAAGTGTGTCTCCTCGCCGCACTTTCAGGTGGCCGAACGGGCGTTGTATTATTGGAACAACGAGTACATTATGTCCCTAATAGCGGACAATTCGGCGGTTATACTGCCAATAATGTTCCCAGCGTTGAATCGCAACTCCAAGACGCACTGGAACAAGACCATACACGGTCTCATTTACAATGCGCTCAAGCTGTTCATGGAGATGGATCAGCGGTTGTTCGACGAGTGCAGCAAGAACTACAAGCAAGATAAGCAGAT GGAGCGGGAGAAGCTGTCGCACCGGGAGGAGCTTTGGCAGCAGGTGGAGAGCCTGGCCAGGACCAATCCAGGGTGGTCCAGGTCGAGCTATTTCAATAACAGCcgcctgcagcagcagcagcagcagcagcagcagcagctaaccGATAGTCAAAATCTGTACGATCAAAACAATGAGAATGATCTAACGTACGATCAGCTACTGCAGCAGTCGCGccagccaccgccgccgctACCACCACAGAAACAGTCGTCGCTGCAGGAGCCCCGAGAGGTGAGACAGGCACTTGCCACACTAACCACACTAAACAACTACTAA
- the LOC117187162 gene encoding serine/threonine-protein phosphatase 2A 56 kDa regulatory subunit gamma isoform-like isoform X1, translating into MAGIIGHSSQHHHHQGLTSPQTLQQLTGSPGRARDRNLFHSPPTALVALALPALRETAASEREELFIQKIRQCCTLFDFSEPLSDLKFKEVKRAALHEMVDFLTNQNGIITEIIYPEAINMFSVNLFRTLPPSSNPNGAEFDPEKDEPTLESSWPHLQLVYELFLRFLESPDFQPNIAKRYIDHQFVLQLLDLFDSEDPRERDFLKTVLHRIYRKFLGLRAFIRKQINNVFYRFIYETEHHNGIAELLEISGSIINGFALPLKEKHKQFLLKVLLPLNKAKSLSVYHPQLTYCVVQFLEKDPSLSEAVINLLKFWPKTHSPKEVMFLNEVEELLDVIEPAEFQKVMVPLFRQIAKCVSSPHFQVAERALYYWNNEYIMSLIADNSAVILPIMFPALNRNSKTHWNKTIHGLIYNALKLFMEMDQRLFDECSKNYKQDKQMEREKLSHREELWQQVESLARTNPGWSRSSYFNNSRLQQQQQQQQQQLTDSQNLYDQNNENDLTYDQLLQQSRQPPPPLPPQKQSSLQEPREVRQALATLTTLNNY; encoded by the exons ATGGCTGGAATTATTGGTCATTCGTcgcaacatcatcatcatcagggCCTCACATCCCCACAAACGTTGCAACAGCTGACGGGCAGTCCAGGACGTGCACGCGATCGGAATCTGTTTCATTCGCCGCCCACTGCTTTGGTTGCCTTGGCACTGCCTGCACTGCGAG AGACGGCCGCCAGTGAACGGGAAGAGCTTTTCATCCAAAAGATACGACAATGTTGCACGCTTTTCGATTTCTCCGAGCCGCTGAGCGACCTCAAATTCAAGGAGGTGAAGCGTGCggctctgcacgagatggtcGATTTTCTCACAAACCAAAATGGCATCATTACCGAAATTATCTATCCGGAGGCGATCAATATG TTTTCTGTGAATCTATTCCGGACACTGCCGCCATCATCAAATCCGAATGGTGCCGAATTTGATCCCGAAAAGGATGAGCCAACGCTCGAGTCGTCTTGGCCACACCTTCAATTGGTATACGAGCTGTTTTTGCGTTTCTTGGAGTCACCGGATTTCCAACCAAATATTGCTAAGCGTTATATTGATCATCAATTTGTATTACAATTATTGGATTTATTCGATTCGGAGGATCCGCGTGAACGTGATTTCCTAAAGACTGTTTTACATCGCATCTATCGAAAATTCTTGGGTTTGAGAGCATTTATTAGAAAGCAGATCAACAATGTCTTTTACAG aTTTATTTATGAGACGGAACATCATAATGGCATAGCCGAATTATTGGAGATATCGGGCAGCATTATCAATGGTTTTGCTCTACCGCTCAAAGAGAAGCATAAACAATTTTTACTTAAGGTATTGCTGCCATTGAACAAAGCCAAGAGCCTCTCGGTCTATCATCCACAGTTGACCTACTGTGTGGTGCAGTTCCTCGAGAAGGATCCCAGTTTGTCCGAGGCGGTCATCAA TTTGCTTAAGTTCTGGCCGAAGACGCACAGTCCCAAGGAGGTGATGTTCTTGAATGAGGTGGAAGAGCTGCTGGATGTGATCGAGCCGGCCGAGTTCCAGAAGGTGATGGTGCCGCTGTTTCGTCAGATAGCCAAGTGTGTCTCCTCGCCGCACTTTCAGGTGGCCGAACGGGCGTTGTATTATTGGAACAACGAGTACATTATGTCCCTAATAGCGGACAATTCGGCGGTTATACTGCCAATAATGTTCCCAGCGTTGAATCGCAACTCCAAGACGCACTGGAACAAGACCATACACGGTCTCATTTACAATGCGCTCAAGCTGTTCATGGAGATGGATCAGCGGTTGTTCGACGAGTGCAGCAAGAACTACAAGCAAGATAAGCAGAT GGAGCGGGAGAAGCTGTCGCACCGGGAGGAGCTTTGGCAGCAGGTGGAGAGCCTGGCCAGGACCAATCCAGGGTGGTCCAGGTCGAGCTATTTCAATAACAGCcgcctgcagcagcagcagcagcagcagcagcagcagctaaccGATAGTCAAAATCTGTACGATCAAAACAATGAGAATGATCTAACGTACGATCAGCTACTGCAGCAGTCGCGccagccaccgccgccgctACCACCACAGAAACAGTCGTCGCTGCAGGAGCCCCGAGAGGTGAGACAGGCACTTGCCACACTAACCACACTAAACAACTACTAA
- the LOC117187172 gene encoding importin-13-like — protein sequence MEAFFGCLAQIVKKIPQALEDKTLAYDRLVYYGQRCMTLPESGAIRCGIQFMTHFTIQSRNHEHITEVVLKTGEQTVYFIMMCVGYLTPRSQVDKFADIILALNKKYPAELAIWLKTVMSVPHFPTPLLNDAEKSRYVSLIIKEKVNKRLLQQHLSEMAIKLRGLTEKFQ from the exons ATGGAGGCCTTCTTCGGCTGCCTGGCTCAGATTGTGAAGAAAATACCTCAGGCATTGGAAGACAAGACACTGGCCTACGATCGCCTCGTCTACTACGGCCAGCGTTGCATGACGCTGCCCGAAAGCGGTGCCATACGCTGCGGCATACAGTTCATGACACACTTTACGATTCAGTCGCGCAACCACGAACACATCACCGAGGTCGTGTTGAAAACTGGCGAACAGACCGTGTACTTCATCATGATGTGTGTGGGATATTTGACGCCACGCTCGCAGGTGGACAAGTTTGCTGATATCATATTGGCCCTTAACAAAAAGTATCCTGCGGAGCTGGCCATCTGGCTAAAGACCGTGATGTCCGTCCCCCATTTCCCCACACCGCTGTTAAACGATGCAGAAAAGTCGCGATATGTTTCTTTGATTATCAA GGAAAAGGTGAACAAGCGGCTGCTGCAACAGCATCTGTCGGAGATGGCCATCAAGTTGCGAGGACTCACCGAAAAGTTCCAGTAA